The Platichthys flesus chromosome 10, fPlaFle2.1, whole genome shotgun sequence genome includes a window with the following:
- the LOC133961517 gene encoding LOW QUALITY PROTEIN: GTPase IMAP family member 9-like (The sequence of the model RefSeq protein was modified relative to this genomic sequence to represent the inferred CDS: substituted 1 base at 1 genomic stop codon), which yields MEKIRTILKRIKTCISLSAPGPHAFLVVLRLGRFTKEEKDTVKIIQSTFGEESTKYPLVLFTHGDKLKTQTIENFISKSGELREFIEVCYGRYHVFNNLVNNQEQIDQLLEKINRITYENDGGHYTKMFKKAIMASKVEKRRLXNDLQSMEQKRWNALKAEVEKEMKLTGESMKHNKCLLL from the exons ATGGAGAAGATAAGAACAA TATTGAAGAGGATCAAGACAtgtatctctctgtctgctccagGTCCTCATGCATTCCTGGTGGTTCTGAGACTTGGCAGGTTCAccaaggaggagaaagacactGTCAAGATAATTCAAAGTACTTTTGGTGAGGAGTCAACTAAATATCCACTAGTATTGTTCACACATGGGGACAAACTGAAGACACAAACTATtgaaaactttatttcaaaGAGTGGAGAACTCAGAGAGTTCATTGAGGTTTGCTATGGGCGATATCATGTCTTCAACAACCTTGTGAACAACCAGGAACAGATTGACCAGCTCCTGGAGAAAATTAACAGAATAACTTATGAGAATGATGGTGGGCATTACACCAAGATGTTCAAAAAAGCAATAATGGCATCAAAGGTAGAGAAGAGGAGACTTTAAAATGACCTGCAATCAATGGAGCAGAAGAGGTGGAATGCTCTGAAGGCTGAAgtagagaaagaaatgaagttAACAGGAGAGTCAATGAAACATAATAAATGTCTTCTGCTGTAG